The Hippea jasoniae genome includes a window with the following:
- a CDS encoding mechanosensitive ion channel family protein, protein MIQLRKLLFVIIISLFVINAHADTSLNNILNKINKNSLDYSYAKILVYKINQLKPAKITCNCNIKNQNQAAEKFLLIVGLQKQIYNLNNKIIELTDKINVLENTPIAKLQKIYYTQYLKILTKQKTDLINNIPEWEKTLYNQLKNINFNLETALHGISEWNKKLFEINKKIEKLKIDLQKWELLENKNMIDQTHDLINKYIETRKEINLNLLKNSLIIWLEKLKNKDKSVFKYTQTLLIYTSDPLFKAAFSNVTSDFEKLTFKKSYYLYNSSEEIKNVIRKIFHILSFPLFSVNKKEITPFDLIIFILILITGWLVGKYYKKIILSIGKTYEINFSTLTLLTNTGYYFILTLSFLIALKVIGLDLSSLAIIAGALSVGIGFGLQNIVSNFVSGIILMFEKSIKVGDYIEIDNDTRGEVMDISMRSTILKTNDNINLIIPNQTFVQNQVINWTMTDELVRFRVPFGVAYATDIEKMEKILIEALLKSNLPFVKNKDEETSPKIVFIEMGNSSLNFELFVWVKGKYARTPRRTKSQFLKFIYLTLINNGFEIPFPQNDIHFRNELEVKIKEEKVK, encoded by the coding sequence ATGATTCAGCTAAGAAAACTGCTGTTTGTCATCATAATATCGCTTTTTGTTATAAATGCTCATGCAGATACCTCCCTAAACAACATCCTTAACAAAATAAACAAAAATTCACTGGATTACTCGTATGCAAAAATCCTGGTTTATAAAATAAATCAACTCAAACCCGCTAAAATTACATGTAACTGCAATATAAAAAATCAAAATCAAGCAGCAGAAAAGTTTTTACTGATAGTTGGGCTTCAAAAGCAAATATATAATCTAAACAACAAAATAATTGAGCTCACTGATAAAATCAATGTACTTGAAAACACTCCAATAGCAAAGCTACAGAAAATTTACTACACACAATACCTCAAAATCTTGACAAAACAAAAAACCGACCTGATAAACAACATACCTGAATGGGAAAAAACCCTCTACAATCAGCTAAAAAACATAAATTTTAATTTAGAAACAGCCCTGCATGGTATTTCTGAGTGGAATAAAAAACTTTTCGAAATAAACAAAAAAATCGAAAAACTCAAAATTGACCTACAAAAATGGGAATTACTTGAAAACAAAAATATGATCGATCAGACACATGATTTAATTAATAAATACATAGAAACCAGAAAAGAGATAAACTTAAACCTTTTAAAAAATTCTCTGATTATATGGCTTGAAAAACTAAAAAACAAAGACAAGAGTGTATTTAAATATACCCAAACACTGTTAATCTACACTTCCGATCCGCTTTTTAAGGCGGCTTTTAGTAATGTCACCTCAGACTTTGAGAAATTAACATTCAAAAAAAGCTATTACCTATACAACTCATCTGAAGAAATTAAAAATGTAATAAGAAAAATATTTCACATTCTCAGCTTTCCGCTTTTTAGCGTAAACAAAAAGGAAATAACACCCTTTGATTTGATTATTTTTATACTCATTTTAATAACTGGGTGGTTAGTAGGAAAATACTACAAAAAAATAATACTATCCATAGGTAAAACATACGAGATTAATTTTTCCACTCTTACCCTTTTAACAAATACGGGTTATTATTTTATACTCACGCTCTCATTTCTAATAGCCCTAAAAGTCATCGGACTTGATTTAAGCTCTTTAGCCATTATTGCAGGTGCTTTATCTGTGGGTATAGGTTTTGGATTGCAAAACATTGTAAGCAACTTTGTAAGCGGCATTATTTTAATGTTTGAAAAAAGCATAAAGGTGGGAGATTATATTGAAATTGATAATGATACAAGAGGAGAAGTCATGGATATTTCAATGCGTTCAACAATTTTAAAAACCAACGATAACATAAATTTGATTATACCAAATCAAACATTTGTGCAGAACCAGGTTATAAACTGGACAATGACCGATGAATTGGTTAGATTCAGAGTGCCCTTTGGGGTAGCATATGCAACAGATATCGAAAAAATGGAAAAAATATTAATAGAAGCCCTCTTAAAATCCAATCTGCCTTTTGTTAAAAACAAAGATGAGGAAACATCCCCAAAAATCGTTTTTATAGAGATGGGAAACAGCAGCCTTAACTTTGAATTATTTGTGTGGGTAAAAGGTAAATATGCAAGAACTCCAAGAAGAACAAAATCACAATTTTTGAAATTTATTTACCTAACTCTTATAAATAACGGCTTCGAGATTCCATTTCCGCAAAACGATATACACTTCAGAAATGAACTTGAAGTAAAAATCAAAGAAGAAAAAGTGAAATAA
- a CDS encoding type I restriction-modification system subunit M N-terminal domain-containing protein, with amino-acid sequence MNKKEQIVKSEIKTICDIMRRDDGTNATVDYMEQLSWLLFLRIFEDVENQQKELAILEGEEYKPIIDKKFRWSNWAKNRDWIGKPKESLKNFVDDVDEEFKKS; translated from the coding sequence ATGAATAAAAAAGAACAAATAGTAAAGAGCGAAATTAAAACCATTTGCGATATAATGCGTAGAGATGACGGAACGAATGCAACAGTTGATTATATGGAGCAATTATCGTGGCTTTTGTTTTTAAGAATATTTGAAGATGTTGAAAATCAACAAAAAGAATTAGCTATTCTTGAAGGAGAAGAATATAAACCTATAATTGACAAAAAATTTAGATGGTCAAATTGGGCTAAAAATAGGGACTGGATAGGCAAACCTAAAGAATCATTAAAAAATTTTGTGGATGATGTTGATGAAGAATTTAAAAAATCATAA
- a CDS encoding HsdM family class I SAM-dependent methyltransferase, with translation MKNLSGTPEKEKISEIFKEISGNKIKSVFNLLDVIEKINKINFSDYEDTHILSQVYEELLLEMGSEAGWGGEFYTPRPVIRFIINVIKPKIGEKILDPFGGSAGFLVEAYKYIIEHNKNLTVKDTDILKNKTLYGHEKKPLPFLLGTMNLILHGITNPNYYRKNTLMEDVHNIQDDEKFDIIITNPPFGGKENRQVQNNFPYPIASTEALALQYIMRKLKNGGRVGMVLPEGQIMFGSGKFEEIRKELLEKFNVFAIISLPQGVFSSMGAGVKTNLVFFEKTGESTKEIWYYDLEGKFTKTQKIKDEHFKDVLEKIEKIEISENSWVVSIDEIIKRDYDLTAKNPNKKEEIEYKEPKEILLEIENLDYEIEKILKDIKAMV, from the coding sequence TTGAAAAATCTTTCTGGAACACCTGAAAAAGAAAAAATATCAGAAATTTTTAAAGAGATATCTGGAAATAAAATAAAATCTGTTTTTAATCTTTTAGATGTTATTGAAAAAATAAATAAAATTAATTTTTCAGACTATGAAGATACACATATTTTATCTCAAGTATATGAAGAGCTTCTACTTGAAATGGGCTCAGAAGCAGGATGGGGAGGAGAATTTTATACTCCAAGACCTGTAATAAGGTTTATTATTAATGTAATAAAACCAAAAATAGGAGAAAAGATTCTTGACCCATTTGGAGGCTCTGCTGGATTTTTAGTAGAAGCATATAAATATATTATTGAACATAATAAAAATTTAACTGTTAAAGATACTGATATTTTAAAAAATAAAACATTATATGGACATGAAAAGAAACCTTTACCATTTTTGCTGGGAACAATGAATTTAATTCTGCATGGTATAACAAATCCCAATTATTATAGAAAAAATACTTTAATGGAAGATGTTCATAATATTCAAGATGATGAAAAATTTGATATTATTATTACAAATCCACCATTTGGAGGAAAAGAAAACAGACAGGTTCAAAATAACTTTCCTTATCCAATAGCATCTACAGAGGCTCTTGCACTTCAATATATAATGAGAAAACTTAAAAATGGTGGTAGGGTTGGAATGGTATTACCAGAAGGACAAATTATGTTTGGTAGTGGAAAATTTGAAGAGATAAGAAAAGAACTTTTAGAAAAATTTAATGTTTTTGCTATTATTTCACTTCCTCAGGGTGTTTTTTCCTCTATGGGAGCAGGAGTTAAAACAAATTTAGTGTTTTTTGAAAAAACAGGAGAGTCAACAAAAGAGATTTGGTATTATGACCTTGAAGGAAAATTTACAAAAACCCAAAAAATAAAAGATGAGCATTTTAAAGATGTATTAGAAAAGATAGAAAAAATAGAAATTTCAGAAAATAGCTGGGTAGTTTCTATTGATGAAATTATAAAAAGAGACTATGACTTAACTGCCAAAAATCCAAATAAAAAAGAAGAAATTGAGTATAAAGAGCCTAAAGAGATATTATTGGAGATAGAAAATTTAGATTATGAAATAGAAAAAATCTTAAAAGATATAAAAGCTATGGTTTAA